The nucleotide window ATGtctcaaatggaaaagaaaataaaactgagaaaTGTATTGTAGAAGCTGACTTGAACATAGATCACTGAAAGGTAGCATTTGCACAAAACAGTTTGGTGGTTTaaatttttctcctgtgtcGCATGGGTTTACCACCTCGTTTCATCAGGTTTCTGTTTGTAGTGGAGTGCATCAAAATTTGCTTAGGATAAATGTCTATGGAAAAATTTAATATCTTTAGATAGAAAAGTTAATATGGTTACAGATACTATCTTAGACTTATATTTAATAAGCATAGCTGTATGCATTCAACCCAGGCAATGgatgggctctgagctctgtctTCCTGCTATTAGAGTTAATGTCTCTGACAGCTGGAGACCTGCCAGGAAAACCACTCACAGCGTTGCAAAGCCCAGTTCACAAGGGCAGGAACTCAATATCAAACTTCCTTGTACTTATTATAAACATGTATGTGGCTGCTAAACTAGTTAAGGCATTTCTAGAGTCAGGATGGTTGTGTAAACATTTTTAGTATCTATTTGTGTGCCAatgtctgttttgtttgtttctttaataaCAAGCCCATAAAATCATAATCTTAGGCAGACTGAAATTGAACTTAGTTTTACGTCCATGTAATGCACTGCGTATGAGGATGTAAAGAAGTGATCATTAAGCTTTCTCTCAGTATCATGTCTTCTGTGTATGGATTTCAGTTGTAGCAATAAAGACAGGCTTTTATAAATTAGATCAGAAGCTTTGATTTGTCCTTTGAaagatgttttttcctcttttacttTAGATTTGGTGTTAAAAAGAAACCAATTTACATAAATGTCATAAGAGACCCTATAGAACGCCTAGTTTCTTATTATTACTTTCTGCGCTTTGGAGATGATTACAGACCAGGGCTACGGAGGCGAAAGCAGGGGGATAAAAAGGTAAAGTACACCTAATAATATATGCTGAACTTACTAAAATCAAtgtgaaaacaatttttaaaaagccctgATAAAAGCCAAATCGTTATTTTATCAGCCTTGGTGATAGTGGTGGCTTTGTAAGTTATATTCTCCATTTCCTGTCCATACTGGAGCAGGGCATGACATTAGTAGGTTCTCTGTACCCTTATAATTTCACTGTATGTTGCAGtttgttaaaaaattaaataattttttaaaaattgggaTTAGGTATCCAGAAATAATTCTGGATACCTAATCACAATTATTATTACAATATGATTATCACACTATTAGTATCACACAACTATTATCACACTAGGTTTACCCTCCTATGTAAGTTGAAGACTGAGACATATTTTTTCAGCAAAAGCTGTAGACTGCTGATGCTTTAGCTTTGTTGATTATTTGGCTTTGATGATTATTTCATATAATTAGCAACccaatttattatattttttagaaaatgtaaACATTGCAATGTCTTTTTGGCATCTGGGGAATATGACACATAAATTTCCATACTTCCTCCTCATGTCTTAGGTGGCTGTAGACAAGTTCAGGTTAGCACATTCAAACATTGACTGCTAATGCAGTTTCAGGATGGCAGTGTCATTCAGGCTCCACAATGGATTTGTTCCAGAAAGAATCTATGTATCCACTTTCATCATTTGCAGTATGACCTTTCTGGGCATGTTGGTTCggatttttctttatattgGGAAGAAAAGTAAGGGATTAAATACATGAGTATGGTTTACAAAACTGTAGCTTGAACAGTGTGAAATCCTATAAAATGTAATGAATTTTGTACTTTACAGAACCAAACACTCTATACAGTTTCAGTGATGGTATTTTCTTAAGCTGATGCTATTCTTCAGTAATGTTGACAATTTAGTGTAGTGCTGTGTGGGTACCAAGAGACAttgaaaaaacaagcaaaagtCACACGAAATATATAGCTTAGTCTATAAACACCATAACAACTAATAATCGTGAGTAAtcattttgtgtgctgctcCCATCCAAATAGTGCTTCTTAAATTTTCAGAACAAACcaatcttcttttctttccatttgggAACTAACTGGTCCTCTGTTATTTAGGCTTTAGCGCCATCTTCAGTTACTGCATTTCAGTTTGTCCAGGTATCCTGAAGCACTGCAGCATAGGAAGAGGAAAGCTTCAAGAATAAATTGAAATTAAGCTTAAAAATTGTGTTTATAAAACTGGCTAAACAGATGAACAGGTGATGTGATATGATATCATAAAGGCATTTTAAGAAAGAGATATAGGATCTCATCTTCTGTAGCCTGTCTTCCTCTTTCCTGCTGGAGATCAGTCACTTGGAAAGCTGAGCATGCTGCTAAGTCTGAGCTGTTTCTAGGACATAAAACTTACTAAAAAGAGTGAAATTCAAcagtgttttttttaatattgaattATAATCCAAACAACGTGGTTAGGTAGTCACTGGGAAACATGCCAAAAATCCTTAGTGTTGCTGCTTGGTAGACTGCACTGTAAGCTTTGAtttgctgggggaaaaaggTCATATGCATTTCTGTTTATAATGCTTGCAATGCATTGCATTAGTAATTGGATGTTTTTCTGTGGATGGtgctttttactttttgcttttattttgtcaCTCCGATACCACTTTCTGTAGGTCTGAGAGacagttgttgttgttgtacaGATTTAACATGTTCTGTAAGCATTTCAAGTTCATTTGAAGTGGAATTGATTTACTGTACCAAGCTGCTGGCATCTTTTATGTAAATCAGGTAGTACTGTTTTTCCAAAGTGTCCCTGGGGAACTGTCCATGTATAGATGATGTAAATTTTGCATACATTAGTTTAGAAATCAGTAATCTCAAAAATGGATTGAGCCAATTGCAGTGTCTTCATTCTAGTATGTGTTACAAAAGATTAATGAAAAGCTCTTCTGttgaaaagtaggaaagatcAGAAATTACCTCTAGTGAAACTCAATTGTTCCTTTATTAGTGGAAAGGAATCTCAGTGTATTTTATACTCTGTCTCCTCCTAGTCCATACCATGGCATTTATATAGAAGAATTCTAAACTAGGTTCTTTTCTGTATCCCTTTGCTTCCAGTCATACTTAGCTTGGTTCCAAATGCAGTCTGTAGAGGCAAGGGTTCCTTATAATAAATTCTCTGGATGGAGCAGCCAAGGTAGGTGCATAAGAGGAAGTGTGGAAGGAAGTCTGTCCTATTTCAGCTTACCTAGAAAATTGCTTGCTTCCTCTTGATTATTAACTGTAAAATAACCTGCAGGTATAAGCAAAGAAGCCTTTCTTTGCACAGATGCCAGTTCATTTTTAGTATAAACATTCATAATTTAGGAGGTGCATTTAACAATAGATCAGTGCAGAATTTCCCTCGAGAACTATTGTAGGGAAAGCATACCAAtgtcttgttttccttcttaagCTGCATTTTTATCTATGATGTGTGACATGTACAAGCTATTCTAAACTCAGAGTTCAATGTGAACCAAGGCACCACAGTTTACTCCCTGCTTTGGCATAgtatcaatatttttttcagattgtcTCATAAACTTCACCTCAAAATAGAAGCAAATTATGTTGTCCTTGTTCTTAACCCCAAATAATTGCACAAATGAGTTTTTACATAGTTGCTTTGAACAGAAACTTGTAATTATACTGAAGAAGCAATCTAAAAAGTTGTCCATGGgatctattattttttttaatatatcctAGATACAGGCCTTATATCTTGATTAGAAATATCATAAATACTTCCTTTATGGTGACACagtaaagcatttaaaaattccCTCCAGTGCTAATGGAGTTCCTTTTGTAACTGTGATACTGCAGTTGAAACTGTTACTACAGCAGTGTATCCATATCAAGAGCAATATTGTATGGAGTAGTCTGTTATGCTGTGagcttttcaatttttctgATTGCCAGAACAAAATTAGCCTCTGAAATGGCAGTTATTTGTCATTATTCAAATGTAATAGAAGCTTGTTTAATCTAAAACAAAATGCACAATATTCCGTGTTAAAAAAGATCCAGCTGTTGCAGGATCACACAATTCCTAATGGCTTTTGATGCTGTATTTTTAGTGACTTCTTTTAcaggggaaaataattttaccCACACTTATTGACTATTTTTGCTAGTTTTGACAAATAACCTTTGCTAAAGTTATATCAAAGGTATATCAATGTATCAGTTAAGATCAATTGTTCATTAGTTGTAACCATAAAGGACTGTCCAAGTACTATTTAGCTGAGACAGTACATCATCCTAATAACACTGTGAAAGCAAGActtgaccttttttttcctagaacaTCATATATGTGTTTTTCTGTCCCCACTACATTAAGCAAATAACCAGTTTGAGATGTTTGACACATATATGAGATATTAAAGCTCAGCTCAATTTTGTCTTTGTTCCAGACCTTTGATGAATGTGTGGCAGCTGGAGGTTCCGACTGTGCTCCAGAGAAACTTTGGCTTCAAATTCCATTCTTCTGTGGCCACAGCTCAGAATGCTGGTAGGGAGATAAATGTAGTTTGTTTGTCAAGTACATCAGTGCTGAAACCTAAACTTCAACAAATTTCAATATGTAGTCCAGTTGATAAAAGTGTGAGGGACTGAACAGAGTGAAGCAGTGGATACTTGAGCATTTTCTGTTGAGGATGGATTTACTGAAAGAGTTTTGCAGTTCTTTAAACTAGCAGTATGTTACAACACTGTTTCAGCAGTGCTATGAGGGAAAACatgttttcaattttaaaaatcatttctgCAGATTTAGAGTCTTGACATTTTTCTCTTATGTGAGACTACAGTATCCTTcttttggaatggagatatttTAGTTCAAGCTCCTAAAGTTCCTGGGGAGTACAGAATAATTGAGATCAGGataaatttatctttttaaatgtttacCAGATATCCAGTAGTCAATGCTACTTAGCAGACACTGAAACAAGAGCAAATAGTGTCCCTCTGTCAATGCAAAATATTGTATAATAATGGCAAAGACTTTAAAAAACTCTTTagcaaaaaaatacccaaaaagcCCCATAGAGTTTTTGAAAGATTCTGAGTGATGGCAAGGGCAATTATTTGTCAAAGGTTTTGTTCATTCAAACATAAGCAAAGTAAATGGCCACTTGGGAGATCCTCTTTCAGTGCCTGTTGTTCAGACCTGTCTACTCTCTGGCCAtgtggagaagcagagaaagaaagaaggtgCAAAAGGGAAGGTATGTTCTTGCCAGATTTCTGGTATCTAATGTGAACATAGAGACAGAGTATTAATATTGAGACAATGTAAATCATCGAAAAATTGCTTGAATAGGGGCATAAatcatatacacacacactggGTGCTTTTGTTTAGACTATTTTATAAGTACAGGAGTCACATTTTTAGGTAAGAACACAAATGAGAGgaactggaaaggaaaatgaagttaGGAATGATTATAACTTGGAATAAGTCTTGCCTTTCCTATACAAATGTCCTGATATGAAGTAATCTCCATCTAGGGACTAAGGATTGTTGGCTGACATCAGAACTTAATATAATTGTTCTCTGTCATTTTAGGAATGTGGGAAGCAGATGGGCTTTGGAACAAGCCAAATACAATCTGATTAATGAATACTTCCTAGTGGGAGTTACTGAAGAGCTTGAAGACTTTATCATGTTATTGGAGGCAGCTTTGCCCCGGTTCTTCAGGGGTGCTACAGAATTGTACCGGACAGGTATTAAAAGAGTTGATTTCATAGCATTTTCATCCACTTTCTGACTTTTTTAGTGTGAAATTTTTAGATCTAGATTAATAGTTTTGAGTCTGCCAGGTTTGCCTCTCAGCTGGATGATGCTCCTGTGGAAGAAACAAATTCCTTTTTGAAGATTCTCagttctctctttctctctctctctttctctctctttctctctctttctctctctttctctctctttctctctctttctctctctttctctctctttctctctctttctctctctttctctctctttctctctctttctctctctttctctttctctctctctctttctctctctctctttctctctctctctttctctctctctctctctttctctctctctctttctctctctctctttctctctctctctttctctctctctctctctttcactCAGGGGTGATGCTACTCCCAAGTATCCTTCTGCCTTAcacaaattataaatatttaaggCTGGAGTAAAGGTAGGTGTGTAGGCATACAGCATGTAACATTGTGATGTGTTTCTaacagagttttttttttaaggttttacaGTGGCTTCAGTTTTTTTAAGTGGCTGACATGGCAGATTTCCATTTCCTCAGAAACTCTGCTGGAATTAACTGTGCTCAATGCAGGCTGGTTGGCTGAGCAATAAAGCCTGAGGGATGCAGAGACCCAAGTAGATGTTTATCTTCCTGGGCTCCTATGAGAAGTAGCTCAGTTTCTAGGAGCTGGCCATGcaatttaaaatgaagaaaagatcTTAGCAGAGCAAATAGAGGGAGAAAAGGATCTGATGTACAGAGCCTATATATGTAGTATTAACAAGTTAATTACAAAGCAACAGCACTGCTTGGGGAAATCTGGTCATCATTTTGGTCACTTTTGTCTCAGAAACTCTACAATAGGGATGTGGCTTATGTATCATTTATGATAAGACTATAGTATCCTATTTAGGTGGGAGAATAATGGTTTAAATGCTATTAGTAGAGATTATATTTTGATTAGAAATAGACATgtgaaaacaagatttttttctcttttatggaGAGCTACAGAGAACTAAACCAGAAAAGGGAGGTTTTTGGTAGTCTTCCCTGggggtatttaaaagatgtgtagaagtggtggaggtatttaaaagatgtgtaggtGTGGCACTCGGGGACATGGCTGACTGGGACTCGGCAGTGTTAGGTTtgtggttggactcaatgaccttaaatgtcttttccaactcaaatgtttctatgattctatgaaagaAGTCTCTGCAGTTTCTAAAATTCTTAACATTTGATACCAGATTAACATCTAAATGATTAATTTGGAAAGGCCAGTTTTGCTCCAGGTAGATTATATGGAGTAATCATATTCCTTAAATGAATGTTCATTTCCTGGGTTTATTAGAGCAAACAGGAAGAATTGAAAGAATGGATGCAAAATTCATAAACATTTAGTGATAGAGGCTGCAGTTTTCCAACTCTGCATGTTGTGTTAATAAATTTTGGATTAAAGCCTGCTCCTTCTAATGCACACTGAGACTATAAATAACTCTGTAAATAACAAAGGACTGTAAACATTTTTTGAGCACGTGAACTTGAAAATGAAGttattgctttcattttgcATTTAGGAAAGAAGTCGCATCTTAGGAAAACAACTGAGAAAAAACTTCCCACAAAAGAAACTATTGCCAAGCTACAGCAGTCTGAAATCTGGAAAATGGAGAATGAGTTCTATGAATTTGCACTGGAGCAATTTCAGTTTGTCAGAGCACATGCAGTTCGGGAAAAAGATGGAGAATTGTATATTCTGGCTCAAAACTTTTTCTATGAAAAGATTTACCCTAAATCAAACTAAGAATGCTATACTGTTAGATTTATGGACCTAAATCTTTGGCCACATCATCATCTTAGTCCTCAGCCATGGAAACTAGATTGCTTGTAAACTTCCAAGACATTTCTTTATACGAGAAAAGTGGGTTGTGGATCACCTCCAGGGCTTGGATGTAGCTGTGTTGGTAATCCAGAAGCAAAGGCTTCATTTCTTTTATCTTACTAATATTTTCAGTGGGAGTCAATATCCTTAACCTGAAGAAATCTACACTGTAATTCGGAGCAATTAATACACGGCAGTTCTatttgaaaatgtaaacaatCAAAAAACCACTTCTGTTGAtgctctttttaattttcagagcaatttattttcatttatactTCTGT belongs to Haemorhous mexicanus isolate bHaeMex1 chromosome 9, bHaeMex1.pri, whole genome shotgun sequence and includes:
- the HS2ST1 gene encoding heparan sulfate 2-O-sulfotransferase 1, translating into MGLLRIMLPPKLQLLAVLIFGVAVLFLENQIQKLEESRGKLERAIARHEVREIEQRHTVDGPRQDVTLDEEDDVVIIYNRVPKTASTSFTNIAYDLCAKNKYHVLHINTTKNNPVMSLQDQVRFVKNVTSWKEMKPGFYHGHVSYLDFAKFGVKKKPIYINVIRDPIERLVSYYYFLRFGDDYRPGLRRRKQGDKKTFDECVAAGGSDCAPEKLWLQIPFFCGHSSECWNVGSRWALEQAKYNLINEYFLVGVTEELEDFIMLLEAALPRFFRGATELYRTGKKSHLRKTTEKKLPTKETIAKLQQSEIWKMENEFYEFALEQFQFVRAHAVREKDGELYILAQNFFYEKIYPKSN